A genomic stretch from Xiphophorus maculatus strain JP 163 A chromosome 16, X_maculatus-5.0-male, whole genome shotgun sequence includes:
- the LOC102237570 gene encoding retinol dehydrogenase 8, translated as MANSGQKVVLITGCSSGIGLRIAVTLAKDEKKRYHVIATMRDLKKKDKLLEAAGDTYGKTLMLLPLDVCSDESVKECINNIKDRHIDILINNAGVGLLGPVESISIDEMKRVFDTNFFGVVRMIKEVMPDMKKRRSGHIVVMSSVMGLQGVVFNDVYTASKFAMEGFCESMAVQLMKFNIRLSMIEPGPVHTEFETKMMEDVAKMDFPGVDADTVRYFKDVYLPSSIDIFEAMGQTPEDIAKCTKMVIESERPRFRNLTNSLYTPIVALKYADETGGLSVNTFYNLLFNFGPLMHITMSILKCLTCSCLRRRTISPN; from the exons ATGGCGAACAGTGGGCAGAAAGTTGTGCTGATCACCGGTTGCTCATCGGGCATCGGGTTACGAATCGCCGTTACGCTGGCCAAAGATGAAAAGAAGCGTTACCATG TCATTGCCACCATGCGGGACCTAAAGAAGAAGGATAAGCTTCTGGAAGCAGCTGGAGATACATATGGGAAGACCCTGATGTTGCTCCCGTTAGACGTATGCAGTGACGAATCTGTCAAAGAGTGCATCAACAACATTAAGGACCGCCACATTGATATTCTGA TCAACAATGCAGGTGTGGGTTTGCTTGGACCAGTGGAGAGCATCAGCATCGATGAAATGAAAAGAGTTTTTGACACCAACTTCTTCGGTGTGGTTCGCATGATCAAAGAAGTGATGCCGGACATGAAGAAGAGGCGTTCAGGACACATTGTTGTCATGAGCAGCGTTATGGGTCTCCAGG GAGTGGTTTTCAATGATGTTTACACAGCCTCTAAGTTTGCAATGGAAGGTTTCTGTGAGAGTATGGCTGTGCAGCTGATGAAGTTCAACATTCG GTTGTCCATGATTGAACCTGGCCCTGTTCACACTGAGTTTGAGACGAAAATGATGGAAGACGTAGCTAAGATGGATTTTCCTGGAGTCGATGCAGACACAGTTCgatattttaaagatgtttacCTTCCATCATCCATAGATATATTTGAAGCCATGGGCCAGACTCCAGAGGACATAGCTAAA TGCACAAAGATGGTTATTGAGTCGGAGAGGCCTCGCTTTAGGAATCTGACCAACAGCCTCTACACACCCATCGTGGCCTTAAAGTACGCAGATGAGACGGGTGGCCTGTCTGTAAACACCTTCTACAACTTGCTTTTCAATTTCGGTCCTCTCATGCACATCACCATGAGCATCCTGAAGTGCCTGACGTGTAGCTGCCTGCGCAGACGCACCATCTCTCCCAACTGA